The Prionailurus viverrinus isolate Anna chromosome B4, UM_Priviv_1.0, whole genome shotgun sequence genome has a window encoding:
- the KLHDC7B gene encoding kelch domain-containing protein 7B, whose amino-acid sequence MSQEPSVALCKDNQEGQISSSWENLISMVLRSHPFPRQERRQGRAPRAAPRSPRDPSTDAPSENRESGSPPEGAATSLEVRNGSAVGMVTEAGTGGLPEAGCPQQQRSSDTREAPTPDPPSGPRPDAVDEIHPDSPLPGAAMPGAPSRSPGQRQPGPVPSPTARGVSQPVPRPRKRSMCEIAESSEWEVSQMVPLRQEGEAPGERPRPAGSGAVLTEKQEARKLKVLLQRPGSRGVAEGPRKPSSLAREPTLAAARRQRLDLGSCLDVLAFAQQHGQPGLVQETYGLMSDNLLHVLGDPGLYRQLSGAERERILSLRTGRGQAVVGVLVLPSLYPLSRSGLTRGPCGEEAPTVGPAPPPPRTHLHVFNPQENTWRPLTQVPEEAPLRGCGLCTMHNYLFLAGGIRGSGAKAVCSNEVFCYNPLTNIWSQVRPMQQARAQLKLVALDGLLYAIGGECLYSMERYDPRTDAWTSRAPLPAGTFPVAHEAVACRGDIYVTGGHLFYRLLRYSPAKDAWDECPYSASHRRPSDMVALGGFLYRFDLLRGVGAAVMRYNTVTGSWSRAASLPLPDPAPLHCTALGNTIYCLNHQVTATFTVSEGTAQFQARELQPFPLGSKGVLCPFILTLPATDRLQTAL is encoded by the coding sequence ATGTCCCAGGAGCCCAGTGTGGCTCTCTGCAAGGACAACCAGGAAGGGCAGATCTCATCTAGCTGGGAAAACCTTATTTCGATGGTTCTTAGGAGTCACCCTTTCCCCAGGCAAGAGAGACGCCAAGGGAGAGCCCCAAGGGCAGCTCCCAGGAGCCCTAGAGATCCCAGCACTGATGCACCCTCTGAGAACAGAGAGTCTGGTTCTCCCCCTGAAGGGGCCGCCACCAGCCTGGAGGTCAGGAATGGCTCCGCCGTTGGAATGGTCACAGAAGCTGGCACAGGGGGCCTGCCTGAGGCTGGGTGTCCGCAACAGCAGAGAAGCTCGGATACCAGGGAGGCTCCTACTCCAGACCCTCCCTCAGGCCCAAGGCCAGATGCAGTGGATGAGATACATCCAGACTCCCCACTGCCTGGAGCCGCAATGCCTGGGGCCCCATCACGGTCCCCTGGGCAGAGGCAACCCGGCCCTGTACCCTCCCCCACCGCGAGGGGGGTCTCACAGCCTGTCCCACGGCCCCGGAAACGCAGCATGTGTGAAATAGCAGAGAGCTCTGAGTGGGAGGTCAGCCAGATGGTACCactgaggcaggagggagaggctccaggggagaggCCCCGCCCTGCAGGCAGCGGGGCAGTCCTCACAGAAAAGCAGGAGGCCCGAAAACTCAAGGTGCTTCTGCAGAGGCCCGGGAGCCGGGGGGTGGCGGAGGGGCCTCGGAAGCCCAGCTCCCTAGCCCGGGAGCCCACTCTGGCCGCGGCTCGACGACAGCGGCTGGACCTGGGCAGCTGCCTGGATGTACTGGCCTTTGCCCAGCAGCACGGGCAGCCTGGCCTGGTGCAGGAGACCTATGGGCTGATGAGCGACAATCTGCTGCACGTGCTAGGAGACCCGGGCCTCTACCGGCAGCTGAGCGGGGCCGAGCGGGAGCGCATCCTGAGCCTTCGGACGGGCCGGGGCCAGGCGGTGGTGGGGGTCCTTGTGCTGCCCAGCCTCTACCCGCTGAGCCGCTCGGGGCTCACAAGGGGCCCTTGTGGGGAGGAGGCCCCTACGGTGGGACCCGCACCCCCGCCTCCTCGCACGCACCTGCACGTGTTCAACCCCCAAGAAAACACATGGCGGCCCCTGACACAGGTGCCGGAGGAGGCCCCGCTGCGGGGCTGTGGCCTCTGCACCATGCACAACTACCTGTTCCTGGCGGGGGGCATCCGCGGCTCCGGTGCCAAGGCTGTCTGCTCCAACGAGGTCTTCTGCTACAACCCACTGACCAACATCTGGAGCCAGGTGCGGCCCATGCAGCAGGCCCGTGCCCAGCTCAAGCTGGTGGCCCTGGATGGGCTTCTTTACGCCATCGGTGGAGAGTGCCTGTACAGCATGGAGCGCTATGACCCGCGCACGGATGCCTGGACCTCGCGCGCGCCCCTCCCTGCGGGCACCTTCCCTGTGGCACACGAGGCTGTGGCCTGCCGTGGGGACATCTATGTCACCGGGGGCCACCTCTTCTACCGCTTGCTCAGGTACAGCCCTGCGAAGGATGCGTGGGATGAGTGCCCCTACAGTGCCAGCCACCGGCGTCCCAGCGACATGGTGGCATTGGGAGGTTTCCTGTACCGCTTCGACCTGCTGCGGGGTGTGGGCGCTGCGGTGATGCGCTACAACACTGTAACGGGCTCCTGGAGCCGggctgcctccctgcccctgcccgacCCGGCCCCCCTGCACTGCACTGCACTGGGCAACACCATTTACTGCCTCAACCACCAGGTCACCGCCACCTTTACGGTCTCTGAGGGGACTGCCCAGTTCCAGGCCAGGGAGTTGCAGCCCTTTCCTCTGGGGAGTAAGGGGGTCCTCTGTCCATTCATCTTGACTCTGCCTGCCACCGACCGGCTGCAAACAGCCCTCTGA